In Sparus aurata chromosome 3, fSpaAur1.1, whole genome shotgun sequence, the following are encoded in one genomic region:
- the LOC115579587 gene encoding hepatic lectin-like isoform X1 codes for MLNSEPSAELPGSQQQAAGGSKVTAERVAVVVLLAAAVIAFGYTRYEYHQTTEHLQKLTDENAAMRKNITETRCEVIMVQKPCPQPPAEPCRKCQEGWEQNGPQCYYFSTDKLIWEQARERCRRNGADLVKIESEDEQSFLMQRLRDKMVEDEDMFWIGLTDSVTEGTWLWTDGTPLNKSLTFWSEVEPDNWNGENADGEDCVRMGTKSRSGLKWWSDKSCTAPQKRICEKSVETGMNV; via the exons ATGTTGAACAGCGAGCCATCAGCAGAGCTGCCTG GCTCCCAACAACAAGCAGCtggagggtcaaaggtcacagcagagagagtggctgTAGTGGTtctcctggctgctgctgtcatcGCTTTTGGCTATACCC gttATGAATACCATCAAACCACGGAACATCTCCAAAAGCTGACAGATGAGAATGCAGCCATGAGAAAGAATATCACAG AGACACGCTGTGAAGTGATAATGGTGCAGAAACCCTGTCCACAACCTCCTG CTGAGCCATGTCGGAAATGTCAAGAAGGCTGGGAGCAGAATGGACCACAGTGCTACTATTTCTCCACTGATAAATTAATCTGGGAACAGGCCAGAGAGAGATGCAGACGAAATGGAGCAGATCTGGTTAAGATAGAGAGCGAGGACGAGCAG TCATTCCTGATGCAGAGACTGAGAGACAAGATGGTAGAAGATGAGGACATGTTCTGGATCGGACTGACAGACTCAGTGACAGAGGGCACATGGTTGTGGACAGACGGGACACCACTGAACAAGAG tttgactttttggAGCGAGGTAGAGCCAGATAACTGGAACGGGGAGAATGCAGATGGAGAGGACTGTGTGAGGATGGGAACAAAATCTAGATCAGGCCTGAAGTGGTGGTCAGATAAATCCTGCACAGCACCTCAGAAACGTATTTGTGAGAAATCAGTAGAAACTGGAATGAATGTTTAA
- the LOC115579587 gene encoding hepatic lectin-like isoform X2, giving the protein MLNSEPSAELPGSQQQAAGGSKVTAERVAVVVLLAAAVIAFGYTRYEYHQTKEHLQKLIDENAALRKNITETRCEVIMVQKPCPQPPAEPCRKCQEGWEQNGPQCYYFSTDKLIWEQARERCRRNGADLVKIESEDEQSFLMQRLRDKMVEDEDMFWIGLTDSVTEGTWLWTDGTPLNKSLTFWSEVEPDNWNGENADGEDCVRMGTKSRSGLKWWSDKSCTAPQKRICEKSVETGMNV; this is encoded by the exons ATGTTGAACAGCGAGCCATCAGCAGAGCTGCCTG GCTCCCAACAACAAGCAGCtggagggtcaaaggtcacagcagagagagtggctgTAGTGGTtctcctggctgctgctgtcatcGCTTTTGGCTATACCC gttATGAATACCATCAAACAAAGGAACATCTCCAAAAGCTGATTGATGAGAATGCAGCCTTGAGAAAGAATATCACAG AGACACGCTGTGAAGTGATAATGGTGCAGAAACCCTGTCCACAACCTCCTG CTGAGCCATGTCGGAAATGTCAAGAAGGCTGGGAGCAGAATGGACCACAGTGCTACTATTTCTCCACTGATAAATTAATCTGGGAACAGGCCAGAGAGAGATGCAGACGAAATGGAGCAGATCTGGTTAAGATAGAGAGCGAGGACGAGCAG TCATTCCTGATGCAGAGACTGAGAGACAAGATGGTAGAAGATGAGGACATGTTCTGGATCGGACTGACAGACTCAGTGACAGAGGGCACATGGTTGTGGACAGACGGGACACCACTGAACAAGAG tttgactttttggAGCGAGGTAGAGCCAGATAACTGGAACGGGGAGAATGCAGATGGAGAGGACTGTGTGAGGATGGGAACAAAATCTAGATCAGGCCTGAAGTGGTGGTCAGATAAATCCTGCACAGCACCTCAGAAACGTATTTGTGAGAAATCAGTAGAAACTGGAATGAATGTTTAA
- the LOC115579587 gene encoding C-type lectin domain family 4 member E-like isoform X4, whose translation MLNSEPSAELPGYEYHQTTEHLQKLTDENAAMRKNITETRCEVIMVQKPCPQPPAEPCRKCQEGWEQNGPQCYYFSTDKLIWEQARERCRRNGADLVKIESEDEQSFLMQRLRDKMVEDEDMFWIGLTDSVTEGTWLWTDGTPLNKSLTFWSEVEPDNWNGENADGEDCVRMGTKSRSGLKWWSDKSCTAPQKRICEKSVETGMNV comes from the exons ATGTTGAACAGCGAGCCATCAGCAGAGCTGCCTG gttATGAATACCATCAAACCACGGAACATCTCCAAAAGCTGACAGATGAGAATGCAGCCATGAGAAAGAATATCACAG AGACACGCTGTGAAGTGATAATGGTGCAGAAACCCTGTCCACAACCTCCTG CTGAGCCATGTCGGAAATGTCAAGAAGGCTGGGAGCAGAATGGACCACAGTGCTACTATTTCTCCACTGATAAATTAATCTGGGAACAGGCCAGAGAGAGATGCAGACGAAATGGAGCAGATCTGGTTAAGATAGAGAGCGAGGACGAGCAG TCATTCCTGATGCAGAGACTGAGAGACAAGATGGTAGAAGATGAGGACATGTTCTGGATCGGACTGACAGACTCAGTGACAGAGGGCACATGGTTGTGGACAGACGGGACACCACTGAACAAGAG tttgactttttggAGCGAGGTAGAGCCAGATAACTGGAACGGGGAGAATGCAGATGGAGAGGACTGTGTGAGGATGGGAACAAAATCTAGATCAGGCCTGAAGTGGTGGTCAGATAAATCCTGCACAGCACCTCAGAAACGTATTTGTGAGAAATCAGTAGAAACTGGAATGAATGTTTAA
- the LOC115579587 gene encoding hepatic lectin-like isoform X3 has product MLNSEPSAELPGSQQQAAGGSKVTAERVAVVVLLAAAVIAFGYTRHKYHQTTEHLQKLIDENAAMRKNITKTRCEVMTVQKPCPQPPAEPCGKCQEGWEQNGPQCYYFSTDQLTWEQARERCRRDGGALVKIESEDEQSFLMHTLRDKMVEKEDRFWIGLTDSVTEGTWLWTDGTPLNKSLTFWGKGQPDNLKGENADGQDCVRMGEISRSGLKWWFDKSCTAPQKRICEKSAETGR; this is encoded by the exons ATGTTGAACAGCGAGCCATCAGCAGAGCTGCCTG GCTCCCAACAACAAGCAGCtggagggtcaaaggtcacagcagagagagtggctgTAGTGGTtctcctggctgctgctgtcatcGCTTTTGGCTATACCC gtcATAAATACCATCAAACTACAGAACATCTCCAGAAGCTGATTGATGAGAATGCAGCCATGAGAAAGAATATCACGA AGACACGCTGTGAAGTGATGACGGTGCAGAAACCCTGTCCACAACCTCCTG CTGAGCCATGTGGGAAATGTCAAGAAGGCTGGGAGCAGAATGGACCACAGTGCTACTATTTCTCCACTGATCAATTAACCTGGGAACAGGCCAGAGAGAGATGCAGACGAGATGGAGGAGCTCTGGTTAAGATAGAGAGCGAGGACGAGCAG TCATTCCTGATGCACACACTGAGAGACAAGATGGTAGAGAAAGAGGACAGGTTCTGGATCGGACTGACAGACTCAGTGACAGAGGGCACATGGTTGTGGACAGACGGGACACCACTGAACAAGAG TTTGACTTTTTGGGGCAAGGGACAGCCAGACAACTTGAAAGGGGAGAATGCAGATGGACAGGACTGTGTGAGGATGGGAGAAATTTCTAGATCAGGCCTGAAGTGGTGGTTTGATAAATCCTGCACAGCACCTCAGAAACGTATTTGTGAGAAATCTGCAGAAACTGGACGTTAA
- the LOC115579329 gene encoding C-type lectin domain family 4 member E-like — protein sequence MAEADEFILHFITFTLPHQLKTTYSEVKTWNSEPSAELPGSRQQAAGGSKVTAVSVAVVVLLAAAVIALGYTGYKYHQTTEHLQKLIDENAAMRKNITAEPCGKCQEGWEQNGPQCYYFSTDKLIWEQARERCRRDGADLVKIESEDEQSFLMQKLRDKITKTEDRFWIGLTDSVTEGTWLWTDGTPLNKSLTFWRKGEPDNWTEVNNTQYVNGEDCVRMGTKSGSGLKWWFDKSCKASQKSICEKSA from the exons ATGGCTGAAGCAGATGAG TTCATTTTACACTTTATCACTTTCACACTTCCTCACCAACTGAAAACCACATACTCTGAAGTCAAGACGTGGAACAGCGAGCCATCAGCAGAGCTGCCTG GCTCCCGACAACAAGCAGCtggagggtcaaaggtcacagcagTGAGTGTGGCTGTAGTGGTtctcctggctgctgctgtcattgctCTCGGCTATACTG gttaTAAATACCATCAAACTACAGAACATCTCCAGAAGCTGATTGATGAGAATGCAGCCATGAGAAAGAATATCACAG CTGAGCCATGTGGGAAATGTCAAGAAGGCTGGGAGCAGAATGGACCACAGTGCTACTATTTCTCCACTGATAAATTAATCTGGGAACAGGCCAGAGAGAGATGCAGACGAGATGGAGCAGATCTGGTTAAGATAGAGAGCGAGGACGAGCAG TCATTCCTGATGCAGAAACTGAGAGACAAGATAACAAAGACAGAGGACAGGTTCTGGATCGGACTGACAGACTCAGTGACAGAGGGCACATGGTTGTGGACAGACGGGACACCACTGAACAAGAG tttgacattttggaggaaGGGAGAGCCAGATAACTGGACTGAGGTCAACAACACTCAGTACGTGAATGGAGAAGACTGTGTGAGGATGGGAACAAAATCTGGATCAGGCCTGAAGTGGTGGTTTGATAAATCCTGCAAAGCATCTCAGAAAAGCATTTGTGAGAAATCAGCATAA